From the bacterium genome, one window contains:
- a CDS encoding ABC transporter ATP-binding protein has translation MTTTAISVQNLSKCYHLGTIGRHTLVDEAQYWWHKLRGRDPHEHFSKVGHTATEARKVEAERKGADLFWALKDVSFDVEQGSVIGIIGRNGAGKSTLLKILTRITEPSSGEAFINGRVASLLEVGTGFHPDLTGRENVYMNGTILGMKKREIAAKFDEIVAFSELEQFIDTPVKRYSSGMYVRLAFAVAAHLEPEILLVDEVLAVGDAAFQQKCLGKMGEVAKTGRTILFVSHNMAAVQNLCSRCVLIHEGKVAADGQPRQVIHHYINGVIDQTLARVDLAHRTDRSGSGVVKLTAWHLEDSEGRPIQTARSGDPMVVVLSYECDRAKVPLREVDFGLSIQDSSGVQMLTVIYGSYQGNLFDLQTPRGEVRFRLNKLPFAAGRYRLGARITARGSEVDWPRDGIGHLQVAEGDFYGTGRRGFGQGAPVLLQGDWTLNEKEQT, from the coding sequence ATGACAACCACCGCTATCTCTGTTCAAAATCTCTCAAAATGCTATCACCTTGGCACCATCGGGCGCCATACACTGGTGGATGAGGCACAGTACTGGTGGCACAAACTGCGTGGCCGTGACCCACATGAACACTTCAGCAAGGTAGGCCATACCGCCACCGAGGCCCGCAAAGTCGAGGCCGAACGCAAAGGCGCCGATCTGTTCTGGGCACTGAAGGACGTTTCGTTCGACGTGGAACAAGGCAGTGTCATCGGCATCATTGGCCGTAATGGAGCAGGCAAGTCCACGTTGTTGAAAATCCTCACCCGGATCACGGAACCCTCATCCGGCGAAGCCTTTATCAATGGCCGTGTAGCCTCGCTTCTGGAGGTAGGGACAGGCTTCCACCCGGATCTGACGGGGCGCGAGAATGTCTATATGAACGGCACGATTCTGGGCATGAAAAAACGCGAGATTGCCGCCAAGTTTGACGAGATCGTCGCTTTCTCGGAACTGGAACAGTTCATTGACACCCCGGTGAAACGCTACTCCAGCGGAATGTATGTGCGTTTGGCATTTGCCGTCGCCGCCCATCTGGAGCCGGAAATCCTTTTGGTGGACGAGGTGTTGGCCGTCGGCGATGCGGCGTTCCAGCAGAAATGCCTAGGAAAAATGGGAGAAGTGGCAAAAACCGGCCGGACCATTCTCTTCGTTAGCCACAACATGGCGGCAGTGCAAAATCTGTGCAGCCGCTGTGTGCTGATCCACGAAGGGAAGGTTGCCGCTGACGGCCAACCCCGGCAGGTGATCCATCACTACATCAATGGCGTCATTGACCAGACGTTGGCACGGGTTGATTTGGCCCATCGCACGGATCGGAGTGGCTCCGGGGTCGTCAAGCTCACCGCCTGGCATCTGGAGGATTCTGAAGGCCGTCCCATCCAAACCGCCCGCAGCGGCGACCCGATGGTGGTCGTGCTGTCATATGAATGTGATCGCGCCAAAGTCCCCCTACGCGAGGTGGATTTCGGGCTCTCCATCCAGGACTCCTCTGGAGTCCAAATGCTGACGGTGATCTACGGGTCATATCAGGGAAACCTGTTTGATTTACAAACCCCCCGTGGCGAAGTGAGATTCCGGCTGAACAAGTTGCCATTCGCGGCGGGCCGCTATCGCCTCGGGGCACGCATCACCGCGAGAGGGAGCGAAGTGGACTGGCCTCGTGACGGCATTGGGCACCTGCAAGTCGCTGAAGGGGATTTTTATGGCACCGGCCGGCGTGGTTTCGGGCAAGGGGCCCCCGTACTGTTGCAGGGCGACTGGACTTTGAACGAGAAGGAGCAAACATGA
- a CDS encoding ABC transporter permease has product MHRTHIKANQPWWKINWKEIVEYRDLLWMLTVRDLTAIYKQTILGPLWFIIQPLITTLVFTVIFGQLANISTDGVPKIVFYMSGTVLWNYFSGCMTQGANSLVSNTSILSKVYFPRLIIPLSGVISNLAHFVLNLVMFLGFYAYFLGFTPSSMHPRWELFLFPLLVIQCALIGLGVGLWVAALTTKYRDLRFALTFLTQIWMYATPIVWPASLVVRPSMKILLWVNPLSFVVESARWMFTGTGTVTLLAATVSVAITLILLASGLLVFNRVQRNFVDTI; this is encoded by the coding sequence GTGCATAGAACTCATATCAAAGCCAATCAGCCCTGGTGGAAAATCAACTGGAAAGAGATCGTGGAATACCGCGACCTGCTCTGGATGTTGACCGTCCGGGATCTGACCGCCATCTATAAGCAAACCATTTTAGGGCCGCTGTGGTTCATCATCCAGCCCCTGATCACCACCTTGGTGTTCACAGTCATTTTCGGGCAGTTGGCCAATATCTCCACGGACGGGGTCCCGAAAATCGTTTTCTACATGAGTGGGACGGTGTTATGGAATTATTTCTCAGGCTGTATGACCCAGGGCGCAAATTCCCTGGTGTCTAATACAAGTATCTTGTCAAAAGTCTATTTCCCCCGGCTGATCATCCCGCTTTCCGGAGTGATCAGCAACCTGGCCCACTTTGTCCTGAATCTCGTCATGTTTCTCGGGTTTTACGCTTACTTCCTGGGATTCACACCATCCTCCATGCACCCGCGCTGGGAATTATTCCTGTTTCCCCTTCTGGTTATCCAATGCGCGCTGATCGGACTCGGCGTCGGATTATGGGTGGCGGCCTTGACGACAAAATATCGCGACTTGCGCTTTGCCCTCACCTTTCTGACACAGATCTGGATGTATGCCACCCCCATCGTCTGGCCGGCTTCACTGGTGGTGCGTCCCTCCATGAAAATCCTGCTTTGGGTCAATCCCCTATCATTTGTGGTCGAAAGCGCCCGCTGGATGTTCACCGGCACCGGTACTGTGACCCTGTTAGCCGCAACCGTCAGTGTGGCCATTACGCTAATCTTGCTGGCCAGCGGTTTATTAGTCTTCAATCGCGTTCAGCGCAATTTTGTGGATACGATATGA
- a CDS encoding FkbM family methyltransferase, which produces MTDSLRWIRSRFCPPPLRHSFGLNGLDLKLAPYLKKHGGFFIEAGANDGVSQTNTLYFERYRGWTGLLVEPVPELAARCRVNRPRCIVESCALVASDAEPKSITIKCLGLMSQIPGAQDKAEEQRHETVASQHLKRGQQPCLVEVPTRTLSSILDAHGVKQIDLLSLDVEGYEPQVLGGLDFQRHRPGHILIEVRDEKLIRSRLDPYYRLLTVLDTNDDYADMLFVAR; this is translated from the coding sequence ATGACAGACTCATTACGGTGGATACGCTCCCGTTTCTGTCCGCCGCCGTTGCGCCATTCGTTCGGCCTCAATGGCTTAGACTTGAAACTGGCCCCCTATTTGAAAAAGCACGGAGGCTTCTTTATCGAAGCCGGAGCAAATGACGGGGTCAGCCAGACCAATACCCTGTACTTCGAGCGGTACCGGGGCTGGACAGGCCTTCTGGTCGAACCTGTACCCGAACTGGCTGCACGATGTCGGGTCAACCGTCCTCGCTGTATTGTCGAGTCATGCGCGCTGGTGGCTTCTGATGCCGAGCCCAAGAGCATCACGATCAAGTGTCTTGGCCTGATGAGCCAGATTCCCGGCGCGCAGGACAAGGCGGAGGAACAACGGCACGAAACCGTCGCGTCACAACACCTGAAACGGGGCCAACAACCCTGCCTCGTGGAAGTTCCAACCCGAACTCTGAGTTCTATCCTGGATGCCCATGGCGTCAAACAGATTGATCTGCTTTCCCTCGATGTCGAAGGCTATGAACCTCAAGTGCTGGGTGGCCTGGATTTTCAGCGGCATCGCCCCGGACATATCCTGATTGAAGTCCGCGACGAGAAACTGATCCGAAGCCGACTTGATCCGTACTACCGTCTTTTGACAGTGTTGGATACTAACGACGACTACGCCGACATGTTATTTGTCGCCCGATAG
- a CDS encoding MarR family transcriptional regulator has product MSESTAQVRKRLTEVGGRTAQDLGLGRIVGQLLVHLYLTPAEQSLEDLAKELELSKAAVSIAARQLESLGLLRRSWKSGDRKTYYRTADDIASALHQGLLMMVRNKMSLLATELQQAESELKTGAPESEAEFILGRVKRARKLRDTAMSVLENPLVKLLTRVS; this is encoded by the coding sequence ATGAGCGAATCGACGGCACAAGTAAGGAAGCGGCTAACGGAGGTAGGGGGACGAACCGCCCAGGACCTCGGGTTGGGCCGTATTGTTGGGCAGCTGCTCGTCCATCTCTATCTCACTCCCGCTGAACAGTCGCTGGAGGATCTGGCAAAAGAGCTGGAACTGAGCAAGGCGGCGGTCAGCATTGCCGCGCGCCAGTTGGAAAGCCTCGGCCTCCTGCGCCGTTCCTGGAAATCAGGGGACCGCAAGACCTATTACCGGACCGCCGACGACATCGCCAGCGCCCTTCATCAGGGCCTCCTTATGATGGTCCGCAATAAAATGAGCCTATTGGCGACAGAACTTCAGCAGGCCGAATCAGAATTGAAAACCGGAGCACCGGAATCAGAAGCAGAGTTCATCTTGGGCCGCGTCAAACGCGCCCGAAAACTCCGGGATACCGCCATGTCGGTCCTGGAGAATCCGCTGGTCAAACTGTTGACGCGAGTGAGTTGA